DNA from Brevibacterium sp. 'Marine':
GGCTCGAAGATGATGAAGTTCATGATGATCGCCGTCGGTGGTTACGCGATCTTCTCGCTCATCAACTTCGGCATCGCCATGTTCACCGGCACCGGCGGCGCCCGCAGCGTCGAGGTCAACATCATGGGAATGACGTTCCCGCTCGGTGTCATCATCGGCATCGTCGCCACCGTGCTCGCCGCCATGACCCTGATCATGGACTTCCAGATGATCGAAGAGGGCGTCAAGCACAAGATCCCGGAGAAGTACTCCTGGATGTGCGCCTTCTCGCTCATGGTCACCCTCGTGTGGCTCTACATCGAGATCCTGCGCCTCATCTCCTACTTCAGAGACTGAGAGCAGCGCCGACCGCAGCTGCCAGGTCAGCTGCCGTCGATGGCTGAACGAAGGGCGGATCCCCGGATCGGGGGTCCGCCCTTCGTCGTGCGTTGCGAGCCCCCATTGCTTGTGATCACTTTTCTGCCTATCGTCTGAGATACCGCCGACAAGCGTCGGCGGACCGGCTTCATCGTTGAAGTGCGGACCAGAGATCTCATGGCAGAGAGGACGATTCGATGACGAATCCGATGCGCGGTGTCTTCGCCGTTCCGACGACTCCCTACACCGAAGACGGAGACCAGAACCTCGACGCCCTGGGCGGTCGCATCGAGGAGGTGCTCGCCGCAGGTGTGAGCGGACTCCTCGGCCTCGGCGCCACAGGGGAGGCGCTGGCGCTGAGCGCCGCCGAGCGCCAAGCACAGATCAAGACCATCGTCTCCGCCCTCGACGGTCGGGCGCATGTGGCCATCGGATGCATGGCCTACACTCCGGCGGAGATGTCGGCCCAGATCTCCGATGCCGCCGGCTGGGGCGCCGACGCCGTCATGGTCACCCCTCCCTTCTACGGCGGACTCGAACCTGACGCCGTCATCGCCGCCCTGCGACCCGTCCTCACCACGTCGGAACTGCCGGTCATGGTCTACAACAATCCCCACTCCACCGGAACCGACCTGCTCCCGAACCACCTCGCCGCGCTCCAGGACACCGGCCGGCTCTGGAGCGTCAAGGAGACCTCCGGCGAGGCCACACGGATCCGGGAGCTGCGCAGCCGCCTCGGCGAGGACACCGATATCTTCGTCGGCGCCGACGGCATCGCACTCGAGGGCTTCGCCCAGGGCGCCAGCGGCTGGGTGGCGGCCTCGGCCTGGCTGCTGCCCGAACACTGCCAGAGACTGTGGGAGCTGGCCGACAGGGGTGATTGGGCCACAGCCGTCGAGCTGTGGAGGAGCCTCGGGCAGGCCCTCGGACTCATCGAGGGCGACTCCGCCTTCATCTCACTCATCAAACAGGCGCTCGGTCGACGAGGCCGCGAACAGGGACCGGTGCGTCCGCCCCTGCCGACCGCCGACCCCGAAGCACTGGCGGCGCTGCTCGATGCGATCGCCGAACTGGAGAGGACACACACACCATGACCACGTCATCAGCGCAGAACACCCTCATCGACCGCGGTCGCACCGCACTGCGGGCCATCATCGACAGCGACCTCGGACAGTGGATCGGCGGCCGCGCCGTCACCGGTGCCGGAGACGAGATCGGTCTCATCTCACCGAGCGACGGAACAGTGATCGGCAGTCTCTCCGCGGCCAGCGTTGAGCAGCTCGATGACACCGTCGCCGCAGCACGCGCCGCCTTCGACGAGGCCGACTGGGCCGAGGACGCGACGCTGCGGGCCCGAGTGCTGCGCCGCCTCGCCGAACTCGTCGAGGCCGACGTCGAAGAGATCGCCTATCTCGACGGCATCGAAGCCGGAAAGGTCGCCCTCAGCAGCCTCGAGGAAGACGTCCCCGACGTCGCCGCGAACCTCCGCCTGAGCGCCGACCTCATCTCCCGCGATGACGGTCGCTACCTGCGCAGTCCCGACGGCTGGGGGTGGGTGACGAAGGTGCCCAGCGGGGTCGTCGGAGCGATCCTGCCGTGGAACTATCCGGTGGCGATGCTCGGGTGGAAGATCGCCCCGGCTCTGGCCGCCGGCAATGCGATGGTCGTCAAGACCTCCGAGGATTCGACGCTCAGCGCCCTCCACCTTGCCAGGCTCGCCGCCGAGGCAGGTGTGCCCGACGGCATCCTCAACGTGCTCACGGGCACCGGCCCAGGGATAGGCGCCGCCATGGGCCTGCACCCCGACATCGACGTGCTCACCTTCACCGGTTCGGGTCCCGTCGGCAGGTCCTTCCTCGAGTCCTCGGCCCGGTCGAACCTCAAGAAGGTCTCCCTCGAACTCGGCGGTCGAGCCGGCTACATCGTCGACTCCGCGCACGCCACGGACTTCGAGGCGATCGCCGCCGACATCGCCGGCGCCGCCTTCGGCACCAGCGGCCAGAACTGCACCGCCGCATCTCGGGTGATCTACGTCGGCGACGATGACGAGAGGTTCGCCGAATTCCGCACCGCGCTCATCACCGCGACCGAGGCACTCACCGTCGGCGACCCGTTCGACGCCGACACGGACATCGGGCCGGTGATCAACGTTCGCGCCCACGACCGCATCACCGCCTGGGTCGACGAAGCCGTGGAGAAGGGAGCTCGGATCCTCAACGCTCGTGCCGATGTCCCGGCCACCGGCACCTGGTACCCGCCGACCGTCATCGAAGACGTGCCCGATGACAGCGAACTCGGCCGGGGAGAGATCTTCGGCCCCGTCACCCAGCTGCTGAGACGCACCAGCCGCGACGACGCCGTCGACCTCATCAACGGCGAACCCTATGGGCTGGCCTCGAGCGTGTGGTGCGAGGACATCGCCCAAGTGCGGTGGTGGGCCAGCCGAATCCGCGTGGGCACACTCGCCGTCAACGGCTACAGCGAAGGCACCGAAGCCACCCCGTTCGGCGGAATGCGACAGTCCGGATTCTGGGGCCGAGACAACGGCCCGGAAGCTCTGGAGACCTATCAGGAGACCATGACCGTCTGGGTGGGAGACGCCTGAGCATCGTCTGATGTTCCGCCGCTGCACCGTTCGATGAGGACTATCATGAGTCCATGACCACAGCAGCGGCGGAACTCGAGACGGAGGTGCGCCGTCTGCGCATCCGGATCATCTCCCTGACCACTGCCCAACTCGACGAGGCGGCCCCGCCGGCACCGAGCAGGCGTGCCGCCATCCGTGAGGCCCTGACCGAATTCTCGCAGGTCGGCTCCGAGGCCCGACCGGTCCCGGAGCTCGCCGATCAGAACCTCGCCGACCAGGTCGTCGTGCTCCTCGAACACGGTCTGCGTTCGGCTCAGACGCTGCCCGAACCCGACCGTGAGAATCGCATCGACACCCTCACCGAGGCGGCCGTGCGTCTGCGTCGCGCCCTGGCCTGAGAATGCGGACGGGGGAGGCATGATGGCGGGCACTCGGCGCGCGTGGCTGTCCGTGGTCACCGGGGTCGTCGCGACCCTCATCTACTTCGGCACCGCCGAACTCATCGCCCGCAGCCTGGATGTCGCGTCAGCCCCGGCACTGCTCATCGGCCAAGCTCTCATCCCGCTGATGCCCACCGTGCTCATCAAGTCCGCGATCGCGGTCTTCGGCACCCACGACAAGCTCGCCCTCGTCATCACCATCGTCGCAGGAGGTGCCGGGTGCGGTGCGATCATCGGGTGGATCGGTGCCCGTCGTCGAGGTCTCGCGCTCGTGCTGCTCATCGGCTTCGGACTGCTGCCCGCCGTCGTCGGCGTCAGCTCCGGTGCCGGTCTTGCGGCCACTCTGCCGAGTCTCGGCGGAGTCGCCGCCGGGGCCGCAGCCTTCCTCGTCCTTCTCCACCTCGCGGGCACGGCGGATCACTCCTCGGCCGATACAGCGGCGGCAGGAGGCGACCAGCAGAATCGATCACCTGCCCGACCCGGGCGGCGGGCGTTCTTCGGGCTGGCCGCGGGACTGAGTGCGGTCGGCATCGCCGCCGTCGCGGCCGGACAGTCCGCGGCCTCATTGGCACGCAGTGCGGCAGGCACTGTGACGAAACTCGTCCTGCCACGGCCGGCCACCTCGGCGCCGGAGATCCCCGCGGGCGCGGAACTCGACGTGTCCGGACTGACTCCGCTGGTCACGGAGACCTCGGACTTCTACCGCATCGACACAGCGCTCTTCCCGCCGTCGATCGACGCGGGAACGTGGATGCTGCGCGTCCACGGCATGGTCGAGAACGAGTTCACGATCACCATGGCCGAACTCCTCGACCTCCCTCTTCAGGAGCACTATGTGACCCTGACCTGCGTCTCGAATGAAGTCGGCGGCGACCTGGTGGGGAATGCGAAATGGCTGGGCTATCCGATTCGGGACCTTCTGGCCCGGGCGAAACCGCACTCCGGCGCAGACATGGTGCTCTCAGGCTCCGATGACGGATTCACCGCCTCCACCCCGCTCGAAGTGCTCACCGACGACCGCGCGGCCCTGCTGGCCGTGGCGATGAACGGCCATGCCCTGCCTCGCGACCACGGATACCCGGCCCGGCTGGTCGTCCCGGGGCTCTACGGGTACGTCTCGGCCACGAAATGGGTGACCGATCTCGAGGTCACCCGGTTCGCGGACAAGGAAGCGTATTGGACGACTCGCGGCTGGTCCACGCACGGACCCGTCTTGGTGGCCTCACGTATCGATGTGCCTCGCCCCGGCGCCACCGTGACACCCAAGAGCGGCGACCGGATCGTCACCGCAGGAATGGCCTGGGCGCAGCACACGGGCATCGCGAAGGTGCAGGTGCGCATCGACAACGGGAACTGGACGGAAGCGGAACTCAGCGCGGAGCTCACCGCAGATACGTGGCGACAATGGCGATGCGAGCACACGGGACTGAGCACCGGCACGCACACGGTCGCCGTGCGCGCGATCGACCAAGCCGGGAACGTGCAGACCTCGGAGCGCCGACCGGCTATTCCGGGTGCGGCGACGGGGCTTCACGAGCGCCAGTTCACCGTCGAGTGAGGCCGCGCTGCGGGCCGGCCCGGTCATTGAAGTGCGGACATGCAGTTCGGGCGGGTTCCCACCATGCGAACCCGGCGCGGCAGCCTCAGCCTTCTCGCGATAAGTTGTAATCTCACTCACAGCATCAGTATCCCCGCATCACAACGAGGTGGTCTACGTGTTCGGTCTCCCGACGGCGACGGTCGTCATCATTGCCGGCATTCCTGCGATCTGGGTGATCTACACCCTCGTCTTCGTCTTCCTCTCCCGCGGTTGGAAGGCCGAGGACGTGGCCGAGGATCAGGCCCTGGCGTCAACCGCGAACGGAGGGGGCGGACGAGATGGCGGGGCCGCCTCGGCGAAGGGGAACGGGGGAGCGGCATGAATATCGAAATCTGGTTCCTGCTCATCTACTTCGCCGCCATGGCCGGGATCGGTGTGTGGACGCTCAAGGTCGGGTCGAAGGGCAGCGAGGGTTATCTGCTCGGCGGACGCAGCTTGGGCGCTGCGGTCACTGCTCTGCGTCTGCAGTCATCGTCGATGTCCGGGTACATGTTCCTCGGTGCGGGCTCGTTGGCCTACACGAAGGGCTACTTCTCACTCTGGTACGCGATGGGCGACATCGGCGGCGGTGTCCTCAATCTCTCGATCCTCGGCCGGCGGATGCGCAAGCTCTCTCAGATCCTCGGGTCGCTGACGTCGATCGAATACCTCGAACATCGGTATCCGTCGAAGTGGATCCGCGCGATCGCCGCACCGGTCGCCGTGTTCTGCATCTTCTTCTATGTGATGAGTCAGTTCATCGCCGGCGGGCGCGGACTCGAAATGGTCACCGGCATCCCGTATGCGTGGGCGCTGCTCATCGCTGTCGGCGTCATCGTCTTCTACACCTTCCTCGGCGGCTACCTCGCCGTGGCCTACACCGACTTCGTGCAGGCGATCATCATGCTCATCGGCATGGTGTGGATCCTCATCGCCTGCCTGCAGGCGGTGGGCGGATGGACGGCCGGCAACGAGGCGGTCGGGCAGATCAACCCGAACCTGCTGACCATGTGGGGACCGGACGGCATCGAATCCGTCCAATGGGGAGTCATCGTCGGTGCCGTCCTCGTCTTCTCCATCGGCTATATGGGCTGGCCGCACGTCAACGTCAGCCATATGGCGATGAAGCGGCCGTCGGTGGCCAGGCGCGCCAGCCTCTATGCCACAGGCTTCAACCTGCTGTTCATCCCTGCTCCCTACATCGTCGGCATCATGGCGCTCATCCTGCTGCCGACTTTGGACAACCCTGAGCTCGCGGTCTTCGAAGTCGCCGACACAGTGCTGCCGGACTTCGCCGTGGGCATCGTCATGGCCGGAATCATGGCTGCGATCATGTCCACCGCCGACGCTCTGCTGCTGCAGTCGGGCACGATCGCCAGCCAGGATCTGTTCCAACGGTTCGTCAAGAAGGACATGTCCGACCAGCAGTCCGTGTGGGTGTCACGGTTCACCGTCCTCGCCCTCGCGGTCATCGGCTACCTCGTCGCCGTGAACGATCCTCCTGCCGTCGCCGAGGTGGTCATCTTCTCCACCACGGTGCTCGGTGCCGCGTTCGTTCCCGTCTACATCGCCGCCGCCTGGTGGAAGAAGGCGAACGTGCCCGGTGCGATCGCCTCGATGATCTTGGGCACCGTATCCTCCGTCGTCTGGCAGCTGACCGGTTTCGTCGACGTCACCGGAGTCGACCCGATGGGAATCGGCATCGTCTGCTCGACATTGGCTCTCATCCTCGTCTCCCTGGCCACCCAGCGGTCGCATCCGGTGCCTGGCCACGTTCTCGAGGCAATGCAGGAGACCGACAAGATCGGTGCGATTCCCGCCCACATGCTCACCGGTCAGAACGATTCCCTGGCCGGTCAGGTTCCGAAGGACGCCTGAGATGAGTGCCGAGATCGGAACCGGGCACTCGCTTCGCCCGGACCTGCAGGTCGAGGACCCGGTGCGGATGGAACCGCTTGTCACCGCCGCCGAGGCGCTCGCCGTCTTCCAGCGCAAGCTTCCAGGCGCGCTCGCCGAGGTCAGGCAGACGCATCATCCTTTCTGGTGGGCCGCGCTCGATGTGCGCATTCGCGGGCTCTTCCGCCGGGATGCGTCCGGACCGGGGCAGCGCCTGGATGTGCTCGTCAATGCTGTGTCCGGACGGGGCATGATCGCCGACTTCACCCCTCGCGGCGCCACTGCGGGATCATCGGAGTGGTTGAGTCTGATCGGCGAGCAGTCGGGACCGCTGCCGGCTCGGAGAGAGGCGGAGCGGACCGCGCGATCATTGGCGCGTGCGAAGGTCGTCAAGACGGTCAAGCTCGGAATGGGCATCGAGGTCACTCCCGCGGGCGGTCTGCGCGGAGTGCTCAAACCCAACTGGATCGTCACCGGTGGGAACGCGAAGCATTCGGCGACGATCCTCGTCGACGGTCTCGACGGGTCTCACTACATCGTGCGGGTGGACAAGGCCGGACAGAGCTGAGGGCTCAGCTGAGGTCGTGCGGGTGTGGTGGGGTGCCGGGGTGCTCAGCCCCAGTTCTTCGCGTCCGAGATGCAGAACGGGTGACCGGCGGGATCGAGGAGAACGACCCAGGTCTCGCCCGGCTGCGGTTCGGCTCGGGTGGCACCGAGTTCGACGCAGCGATCGGCCGCCGCCTGGATGTCGTCGGCGGCGAGGTCGAGGTGGAACTGCTTGTGTCCGTCGTCGGGCCAGCTCGGCCGCTGATAGTCCGGGATCGTGCCGATGCCCAGAGCATGGCTCGGGCCGGTGAGCATCGCATAGTTCTCGTCCGAGTAGGCGATGGGCCAGCCGAGGACGGAGGAGTAGAACTCTCCGAGCACTGCGGCGTTCGGGGCGTCGAGGGTGACCATCGCCAAGGTGGCGACGGGGGCAGCAGTGATGTTGTCGGCGGTGTCGGTCTTCTGTGTGTCAGTCATGTCTGACATTCTTGTGTCATGGACGATGACGTCACTAGGAAAAATGCGCCACCGGCAGAAGAGATGCCGCAGCATTTCCTCGGCCGTGTGCTCAAGCCGGGGGAGATGCTCGAGCACGCGCGCTATTCGTCCGTGCGCGTTGTCTCCGAGCGTCTGCGTCCATTCGTCAAACGCTATTGGGCTGTCGAATGGGACCTGCCGGACGGTGAGAGCTACCAGACGGCGACTCTGTCCGAACCGACCATCCATCTGACCTTCGAGTTCGGCAACAGCCGTCGGGCCCACGTCGACGGGCCAGGTGCGTGGGTGACCGGTCCGGTCACGAAGCGGCGCTTCGATGTGGGAATCTT
Protein-coding regions in this window:
- a CDS encoding dihydrodipicolinate synthase family protein, which encodes MTNPMRGVFAVPTTPYTEDGDQNLDALGGRIEEVLAAGVSGLLGLGATGEALALSAAERQAQIKTIVSALDGRAHVAIGCMAYTPAEMSAQISDAAGWGADAVMVTPPFYGGLEPDAVIAALRPVLTTSELPVMVYNNPHSTGTDLLPNHLAALQDTGRLWSVKETSGEATRIRELRSRLGEDTDIFVGADGIALEGFAQGASGWVAASAWLLPEHCQRLWELADRGDWATAVELWRSLGQALGLIEGDSAFISLIKQALGRRGREQGPVRPPLPTADPEALAALLDAIAELERTHTP
- a CDS encoding aldehyde dehydrogenase family protein, with protein sequence MTTSSAQNTLIDRGRTALRAIIDSDLGQWIGGRAVTGAGDEIGLISPSDGTVIGSLSAASVEQLDDTVAAARAAFDEADWAEDATLRARVLRRLAELVEADVEEIAYLDGIEAGKVALSSLEEDVPDVAANLRLSADLISRDDGRYLRSPDGWGWVTKVPSGVVGAILPWNYPVAMLGWKIAPALAAGNAMVVKTSEDSTLSALHLARLAAEAGVPDGILNVLTGTGPGIGAAMGLHPDIDVLTFTGSGPVGRSFLESSARSNLKKVSLELGGRAGYIVDSAHATDFEAIAADIAGAAFGTSGQNCTAASRVIYVGDDDERFAEFRTALITATEALTVGDPFDADTDIGPVINVRAHDRITAWVDEAVEKGARILNARADVPATGTWYPPTVIEDVPDDSELGRGEIFGPVTQLLRRTSRDDAVDLINGEPYGLASSVWCEDIAQVRWWASRIRVGTLAVNGYSEGTEATPFGGMRQSGFWGRDNGPEALETYQETMTVWVGDA
- a CDS encoding molybdopterin-dependent oxidoreductase: MAGTRRAWLSVVTGVVATLIYFGTAELIARSLDVASAPALLIGQALIPLMPTVLIKSAIAVFGTHDKLALVITIVAGGAGCGAIIGWIGARRRGLALVLLIGFGLLPAVVGVSSGAGLAATLPSLGGVAAGAAAFLVLLHLAGTADHSSADTAAAGGDQQNRSPARPGRRAFFGLAAGLSAVGIAAVAAGQSAASLARSAAGTVTKLVLPRPATSAPEIPAGAELDVSGLTPLVTETSDFYRIDTALFPPSIDAGTWMLRVHGMVENEFTITMAELLDLPLQEHYVTLTCVSNEVGGDLVGNAKWLGYPIRDLLARAKPHSGADMVLSGSDDGFTASTPLEVLTDDRAALLAVAMNGHALPRDHGYPARLVVPGLYGYVSATKWVTDLEVTRFADKEAYWTTRGWSTHGPVLVASRIDVPRPGATVTPKSGDRIVTAGMAWAQHTGIAKVQVRIDNGNWTEAELSAELTADTWRQWRCEHTGLSTGTHTVAVRAIDQAGNVQTSERRPAIPGAATGLHERQFTVE
- a CDS encoding sodium/proline symporter — protein: MNIEIWFLLIYFAAMAGIGVWTLKVGSKGSEGYLLGGRSLGAAVTALRLQSSSMSGYMFLGAGSLAYTKGYFSLWYAMGDIGGGVLNLSILGRRMRKLSQILGSLTSIEYLEHRYPSKWIRAIAAPVAVFCIFFYVMSQFIAGGRGLEMVTGIPYAWALLIAVGVIVFYTFLGGYLAVAYTDFVQAIIMLIGMVWILIACLQAVGGWTAGNEAVGQINPNLLTMWGPDGIESVQWGVIVGAVLVFSIGYMGWPHVNVSHMAMKRPSVARRASLYATGFNLLFIPAPYIVGIMALILLPTLDNPELAVFEVADTVLPDFAVGIVMAGIMAAIMSTADALLLQSGTIASQDLFQRFVKKDMSDQQSVWVSRFTVLALAVIGYLVAVNDPPAVAEVVIFSTTVLGAAFVPVYIAAAWWKKANVPGAIASMILGTVSSVVWQLTGFVDVTGVDPMGIGIVCSTLALILVSLATQRSHPVPGHVLEAMQETDKIGAIPAHMLTGQNDSLAGQVPKDA
- a CDS encoding VOC family protein, which gives rise to MTDTQKTDTADNITAAPVATLAMVTLDAPNAAVLGEFYSSVLGWPIAYSDENYAMLTGPSHALGIGTIPDYQRPSWPDDGHKQFHLDLAADDIQAAADRCVELGATRAEPQPGETWVVLLDPAGHPFCISDAKNWG